In Methanooceanicella nereidis, the following proteins share a genomic window:
- a CDS encoding amino acid ABC transporter ATP-binding protein produces the protein MVSIRDLHKTFGELEVLKGINAEIKKGEVIVVLGPSGSGKSTMLRCINLLEEPTKGQIFIGDMEITSKKTDINKMRQRVGMVFQQFNLFPHLTALQNVTLGPLKVQKKSKEEANKLGLELLKKVGLQEKANNFPIQLSGGQQQRVAIARALAMKPEVMLFDEVTSALDPELVKEVLDVMKTLAMEGMTMIVVTHEMGFAREVGDRIIFMDGGFIVEENTPDRFFTNPQHDRTKKFLNMIS, from the coding sequence ATGGTATCCATTAGAGACCTCCACAAGACATTCGGTGAACTGGAAGTGCTCAAGGGCATAAACGCGGAGATCAAGAAAGGAGAGGTCATCGTAGTGCTTGGCCCGAGCGGCTCGGGCAAAAGCACGATGCTCAGATGCATTAACCTGCTGGAAGAACCCACTAAGGGGCAGATATTCATAGGCGATATGGAAATAACCAGTAAAAAGACCGACATCAACAAGATGAGACAGCGCGTAGGCATGGTGTTCCAGCAGTTCAACCTTTTCCCGCACCTTACTGCACTGCAGAACGTCACGCTCGGCCCCTTAAAGGTACAGAAAAAGTCCAAAGAAGAAGCTAATAAGCTGGGCCTGGAACTCTTGAAAAAGGTCGGCCTTCAGGAAAAAGCGAATAACTTCCCGATACAGCTTTCCGGCGGACAGCAGCAGCGTGTCGCCATAGCCAGGGCGCTTGCGATGAAACCTGAGGTCATGTTATTCGACGAGGTCACATCGGCACTGGACCCCGAACTTGTCAAAGAGGTTCTTGACGTGATGAAGACTCTGGCCATGGAAGGCATGACCATGATAGTCGTCACGCACGAGATGGGCTTTGCCCGCGAAGTCGGCGACCGCATCATATTCATGGACGGCGGCTTCATAGTCGAAGAAAACACTCCCGACAGGTTCTTCACGAACCCGCAGCATGACAGGACAAAGAAGTTCCTGAACATGATAAGCTAA
- a CDS encoding helix-turn-helix domain-containing protein has translation MQNDIVDLRAKLAEKMAGEITLSQNPGDTIKKWRKNFEVSQIDLANSIEVSPSVISDYESGRRKSPGTAIISKIVEALLDLDEKAGSHKIRAYETMLIERYNSNVILDIHEYRSPIHLTRFSKLIKAEQVSGKFDRSINGYTIVDSLNAIFQMSSNEFYRLYGWSTERALIFCNVSTGRSPMVALRVTPLKPAAVVLHGLEAEKIDPVARKIADIESFPLMTTQMDIDEMINSLKGVKE, from the coding sequence ATGCAGAACGACATTGTCGACCTGAGGGCAAAACTGGCCGAGAAAATGGCCGGTGAGATCACGCTGTCGCAAAACCCCGGCGATACCATTAAGAAGTGGAGGAAGAACTTCGAGGTCTCCCAGATAGACCTGGCGAACTCCATTGAAGTATCGCCATCGGTCATTAGCGACTATGAGAGCGGAAGAAGAAAGTCCCCTGGTACGGCAATTATCAGCAAGATCGTTGAAGCTCTGCTCGACCTCGACGAGAAGGCAGGCTCTCACAAGATAAGGGCCTACGAGACTATGCTCATCGAGAGATATAACTCAAACGTCATACTCGATATCCACGAGTACCGATCGCCGATACACCTGACCAGGTTCTCGAAGTTGATAAAGGCCGAGCAGGTATCGGGAAAATTCGACCGGTCCATAAACGGATATACGATAGTTGATAGCTTGAACGCTATTTTTCAGATGTCCTCTAACGAGTTTTACAGGCTCTACGGATGGAGCACCGAAAGGGCGCTTATATTCTGTAATGTTTCGACAGGGAGATCGCCGATGGTGGCTCTGAGGGTCACACCACTTAAGCCTGCGGCGGTAGTTCTCCATGGCCTGGAGGCAGAAAAGATAGACCCGGTGGCGAGAAAGATCGCAGATATTGAGTCTTTCCCGCTAATGACCACACAGATGGACATCGATGAAATGATAAACTCGCTTAAGGGAGTAAAAGAATGA
- a CDS encoding hydroxymethylglutaryl-CoA synthase, with the protein MKLGISSYGAYVPQYRIKVDEIAKVWGDNADDYKNGLMVTEKSVPDVDEDAATIAVEAARNAMARGADAKKIGAIYVGSESHPYAVKPTATIVAAAIGAPSRMTAADFEFACKAGTAAVQAGMGVVAAGIAETALAIGSDVSQGAPGDALEYTAAAGGAAFVISKNDLIAVINDTCSFTTDTPDFWRREGADYPRHGGRFTGEPGYFKHVTSAAKMLLEKTKTKPTDYTYAVFHQPNGKFPTKAAQMLGFTKEQIKPGLTCPKMGNTYSGASMVGLAATLDIAKPGDRIFVTSFGSGAGSDSFDITVTERINEVRDLAPKVWDYINNAKYIDYATYAKHKGKINIDG; encoded by the coding sequence ATGAAGCTAGGAATCAGTTCTTACGGAGCTTACGTTCCCCAGTACCGCATCAAGGTCGATGAGATCGCGAAGGTATGGGGCGATAACGCAGACGATTACAAGAATGGCCTTATGGTAACAGAAAAGTCCGTACCTGACGTCGATGAGGACGCGGCTACGATAGCAGTTGAGGCTGCAAGGAATGCGATGGCCCGCGGCGCGGACGCGAAGAAGATAGGTGCGATATACGTGGGTTCCGAAAGCCACCCGTATGCGGTTAAGCCTACTGCGACCATCGTGGCCGCAGCGATAGGCGCACCGTCGAGAATGACAGCGGCGGACTTTGAGTTCGCATGTAAGGCAGGCACTGCCGCCGTACAGGCCGGCATGGGTGTTGTCGCCGCAGGGATCGCCGAGACAGCGCTGGCAATAGGCTCGGACGTATCGCAGGGAGCTCCCGGCGACGCGCTGGAGTATACGGCCGCAGCAGGCGGAGCGGCGTTCGTCATAAGCAAGAACGACCTCATAGCTGTAATTAACGACACATGCTCGTTCACTACCGATACGCCGGACTTCTGGAGAAGGGAAGGCGCGGACTACCCGAGACACGGCGGAAGGTTCACCGGAGAGCCGGGTTACTTTAAGCATGTCACATCAGCGGCGAAGATGCTCCTGGAGAAGACAAAGACAAAGCCGACTGATTACACTTATGCAGTATTCCACCAGCCGAACGGAAAGTTCCCGACCAAGGCGGCACAGATGTTAGGATTTACCAAAGAACAGATAAAGCCCGGCCTTACCTGCCCGAAGATGGGTAACACGTACTCCGGCGCGAGCATGGTAGGACTGGCGGCCACGCTGGACATAGCGAAGCCGGGAGACAGGATATTCGTCACCTCGTTCGGTTCGGGTGCGGGCAGCGACTCGTTCGACATAACCGTCACAGAGAGGATCAACGAGGTAAGGGACCTGGCACCAAAGGTGTGGGATTACATCAACAACGCGAAATACATTGACTACGCGACCTACGCCAAGCACAAAGGAAAGATCAACATAGACGGGTAA
- a CDS encoding thiolase domain-containing protein has translation MRDVAIIGVGCTNFGEMWDRSFRDIVVEAGVQAIEDANLSGEEIEAMYVGNMSAGQFINQEHVGSLIADFSGLASGLHIPATRVEAACASGGLALRNAVMAVASGYHDIVVAAGVEKMTDVETGVTVDALASAADREWEGFMGATFPALYAMVARLHMHRYGTTRDQLAQVAVKNHHNAMGNPRAQFRNEITLDTVKNSTMVADPFTLFDCSPITDGAASVIVAPAEMAKEYTDCPVYVIGTGQATDTISLHNRVDLCTFGASVAAGKRAYEMAGVTPQDIDLVEVHDCFTIAEILAIEDLGFFKKGQGGPATLAGETAIGGKIPVNTSGGLKACGHPVGATGIKQAVECVEQLRGQAGKRQVDGAEIAMTHNVGGTGGTAVCHIFSKSRRMK, from the coding sequence ATGAGAGATGTTGCGATCATAGGTGTCGGATGCACCAATTTCGGCGAGATGTGGGACAGGTCATTCAGGGATATAGTCGTAGAGGCAGGAGTTCAGGCCATCGAAGACGCGAACCTGTCAGGTGAAGAGATAGAGGCAATGTACGTGGGCAACATGAGCGCCGGCCAGTTCATCAACCAGGAACATGTCGGCTCGCTCATAGCGGACTTCTCGGGACTCGCGAGCGGATTACATATCCCCGCGACCAGAGTAGAGGCAGCATGCGCATCGGGCGGCCTTGCATTAAGGAACGCAGTGATGGCAGTGGCCTCCGGGTACCATGACATAGTCGTGGCAGCAGGAGTCGAGAAGATGACCGACGTCGAGACAGGCGTCACTGTAGACGCGCTGGCATCGGCGGCCGACCGTGAATGGGAAGGGTTCATGGGAGCCACGTTCCCGGCACTTTACGCGATGGTAGCCAGGCTGCACATGCACAGGTACGGCACTACCCGCGACCAGCTCGCGCAGGTAGCGGTCAAGAACCACCACAACGCGATGGGCAACCCCAGGGCACAGTTCAGGAACGAGATCACCCTTGACACTGTCAAGAACTCCACAATGGTAGCCGATCCGTTCACGCTGTTCGACTGTTCCCCGATCACTGACGGAGCGGCCTCGGTAATAGTCGCGCCGGCAGAAATGGCGAAGGAATACACCGACTGCCCGGTATATGTCATAGGTACAGGCCAGGCAACTGACACGATATCGCTCCACAACAGGGTAGACCTGTGTACTTTCGGCGCATCAGTGGCTGCCGGAAAGAGAGCATACGAGATGGCTGGCGTCACGCCGCAGGACATTGACCTCGTAGAGGTTCATGACTGCTTCACTATTGCTGAGATACTGGCGATCGAGGACCTCGGGTTCTTCAAGAAGGGACAGGGCGGACCTGCGACCCTCGCGGGAGAGACAGCCATCGGCGGCAAGATACCCGTAAACACGTCGGGAGGCTTAAAGGCCTGCGGACATCCCGTAGGAGCTACCGGCATAAAGCAGGCCGTAGAGTGCGTCGAGCAGCTCAGAGGCCAGGCAGGAAAGAGACAGGTAGATGGCGCGGAGATCGCGATGACCCACAACGTGGGCGGCACCGGCGGCACTGCAGTATGCCATATATTCTCGAAAAGCAGGAGGATGAAGTAA
- a CDS encoding Zn-ribbon domain-containing OB-fold protein: protein MSVPRFWREIPARYNLIGTKCENCGKFYFPPRRLCPECRRNSKMVEYQFNGTGEVVTYSVIYTPGDSWIGKKPYVLAVIKLDEGPHLTSEVICEPSEISIGMRVKKVFRRIGEDGDKGMIHYGTKFIPE from the coding sequence ATGAGCGTTCCAAGATTCTGGAGAGAGATCCCGGCACGTTATAATCTGATAGGCACAAAGTGCGAGAACTGCGGTAAGTTCTACTTCCCGCCAAGGCGCCTTTGCCCGGAGTGCAGAAGGAACAGTAAGATGGTCGAATACCAGTTCAATGGCACCGGCGAAGTCGTGACATACTCCGTAATATACACCCCGGGAGACAGCTGGATCGGAAAGAAGCCATATGTCCTGGCAGTGATCAAGCTTGACGAAGGCCCCCACCTTACTTCGGAAGTAATATGCGAGCCGTCCGAGATCAGCATCGGAATGCGCGTAAAGAAGGTCTTCCGCAGGATAGGCGAAGACGGCGATAAGGGCATGATCCATTACGGTACCAAGTTCATACCGGAATAA
- a CDS encoding DNA-binding protein codes for MRLQKGEIATIAILSCALFAIVSMFFLMGHETYQTYGPDSDVGDNVVVEGILLSKERTYTGGHLLLAVKSGSIIANVFVYSSCEDHYLFNGMSAGDHIKLKGTVKLYKGEKEVVAEKIMTNSN; via the coding sequence ATGCGCTTGCAAAAGGGAGAGATCGCTACCATAGCAATATTATCGTGCGCGTTATTCGCTATTGTCTCCATGTTCTTTCTAATGGGCCATGAGACGTATCAAACATATGGTCCGGACTCTGATGTCGGGGATAATGTCGTGGTCGAAGGTATCCTCCTATCCAAAGAAAGAACGTATACCGGAGGGCACTTGTTATTAGCGGTAAAGTCCGGGAGCATTATCGCTAATGTCTTTGTGTACTCTTCATGCGAAGATCATTATCTGTTTAATGGCATGAGCGCAGGGGACCATATCAAACTTAAGGGTACTGTAAAGCTCTATAAAGGCGAGAAAGAGGTCGTAGCAGAAAAAATTATGACAAATTCTAATTAG
- the corA gene encoding magnesium/cobalt transporter CorA, translating to MAYNIDEAIYIPLQDLDKYPDHVKWISLSSPAEDEINSIASLLDLHPLVIEDMMQGEELPKVNEYPKYTFIITDILEFKEDELIANKLYMVLGKDFLMTLTEDIDTIRFVQNLVVSKARNIIEQGPDFLAYTFLDRGVDKFYPVLDEIEDIVMEVEDLVIEQPDKWILNVMTDVRRDLLIVRKSAWLIREVISSLMRGSSPFITPRTVIYLRDVYDHIIQTMELVETYRDILVSSRDTYMSSVSNSLNEVMKQLTIIATIMLPLSFIASVYGMNFKFMPELEWEYGYFAVLGFMILLTAIMIAYFRKKKWI from the coding sequence ATGGCCTATAATATCGATGAAGCTATTTACATACCGCTTCAGGATCTTGATAAATATCCGGACCATGTTAAATGGATAAGCCTTAGTTCGCCTGCAGAGGACGAGATCAATTCGATAGCTTCATTACTTGACCTTCACCCGCTTGTCATTGAGGACATGATGCAGGGCGAGGAGCTTCCGAAGGTCAACGAATATCCAAAATACACTTTTATCATCACCGACATCCTGGAGTTTAAAGAGGATGAGCTGATCGCGAATAAGCTCTATATGGTGCTGGGTAAAGACTTCCTGATGACACTGACGGAGGATATCGATACCATCAGGTTCGTGCAGAACCTGGTCGTCAGCAAAGCCCGGAACATCATAGAGCAGGGACCGGACTTCTTAGCGTACACATTTTTGGATCGCGGCGTCGACAAATTCTACCCGGTACTTGACGAGATCGAGGACATAGTGATGGAAGTCGAGGATCTTGTCATAGAGCAGCCGGATAAATGGATCCTTAACGTCATGACGGACGTAAGGCGCGATCTTTTGATAGTAAGGAAATCCGCGTGGCTCATCAGAGAAGTGATATCGTCGCTCATGCGAGGCTCATCGCCGTTCATTACGCCCAGGACTGTGATCTATCTCAGGGATGTCTATGATCACATAATACAGACGATGGAGCTTGTGGAGACATACAGGGACATTCTGGTATCCTCAAGGGACACATACATGTCCTCGGTTTCCAACTCGCTTAACGAGGTCATGAAACAGCTCACTATAATTGCGACCATAATGCTCCCGTTATCGTTCATAGCGAGCGTCTACGGCATGAACTTTAAATTCATGCCTGAGCTGGAATGGGAATATGGATACTTCGCAGTGCTGGGCTTCATGATACTGTTGACGGCCATAATGATCGCGTACTTCAGGAAAAAGAAATGGATTTGA
- a CDS encoding DUF7847 domain-containing protein: protein MGDFISILEKSVKGLANCSMLLLAGALVGILSLPGLLPYGSFSGTALELSGSYTFLIFPIIIMPLILSGSMGYALEYINSGSSSFSTFLGSIKKYYPKYLLASIVAFIIYYLLTTSLLLVLFSAGIAGDAFVASLMALVSLTIMFIGLMLIEFYDVCIITENHGVLKSFSMSVNFVKRNFAAVLPLFIIILILKLLVQFPLLMGMTAEFMTNETYMTNTSYMNATYMGNIDIAIGIPAMISVGIFQALIQAFVFAFTILYKMNFYITIRDRKRITDFDYDFSEETK, encoded by the coding sequence ATGGGTGACTTCATTTCCATATTAGAGAAAAGCGTAAAGGGACTGGCTAACTGTTCCATGTTACTGCTGGCCGGCGCGCTAGTAGGTATCCTGTCACTGCCCGGGCTTTTACCGTACGGGTCATTTAGCGGTACCGCTCTGGAGTTATCCGGGAGCTATACTTTCCTGATATTCCCGATAATCATCATGCCGCTAATCCTGAGCGGCTCCATGGGGTACGCATTAGAGTATATAAATAGCGGCTCCTCAAGCTTTTCAACGTTTTTGGGGTCTATAAAAAAATATTACCCGAAGTATTTACTGGCGAGCATCGTCGCTTTCATCATATATTATCTATTGACGACTTCGCTGCTCCTGGTGTTGTTCAGCGCCGGGATAGCCGGTGACGCGTTCGTGGCTTCGCTGATGGCGCTGGTATCCCTGACGATAATGTTCATCGGCCTGATGCTCATAGAGTTCTATGACGTGTGCATCATTACGGAAAACCACGGGGTACTAAAGTCTTTTTCAATGAGCGTGAACTTTGTTAAACGTAACTTCGCTGCGGTGTTACCGCTCTTCATAATAATATTGATCCTGAAGCTGCTTGTCCAGTTCCCGTTGCTGATGGGAATGACTGCAGAGTTTATGACAAACGAGACCTACATGACAAACACATCTTATATGAACGCCACTTATATGGGCAATATAGACATTGCGATCGGGATCCCTGCAATGATCTCCGTCGGGATCTTTCAGGCGTTGATACAGGCCTTCGTGTTCGCGTTCACGATCCTGTATAAGATGAACTTCTACATCACAATAAGGGACCGTAAAAGGATCACCGACTTCGACTATGATTTTTCCGAAGAAACTAAATGA
- a CDS encoding ferritin-like domain-containing protein, translating into MEGIFTKITSIMEKTFKGETTEVGLYLTMARKAELEGYPDIAMYLKNLAWEEAGHACEVLTILGKYGGMEIKSTKENLQMMLEGEKMATQEKLDAAMIARDEGVPDAALFFESASKDEHRHRSALEGFLKKL; encoded by the coding sequence ATGGAGGGAATTTTTACGAAGATAACATCGATAATGGAAAAAACGTTCAAGGGAGAGACAACGGAAGTCGGGCTATACCTCACGATGGCCAGAAAGGCCGAGCTGGAGGGCTATCCGGACATAGCGATGTACCTTAAGAACCTGGCCTGGGAAGAGGCGGGCCATGCATGTGAAGTCCTGACCATTCTCGGAAAGTATGGCGGCATGGAGATCAAGAGCACTAAAGAGAACCTTCAGATGATGCTTGAAGGCGAAAAAATGGCTACACAGGAAAAGCTGGACGCAGCCATGATAGCCAGAGACGAGGGGGTCCCGGACGCAGCCTTGTTCTTCGAGAGCGCCTCGAAAGACGAACACAGGCACAGGTCTGCACTGGAAGGTTTCCTTAAAAAATTGTGA
- a CDS encoding methyl-accepting chemotaxis protein codes for MFSSVLGILMSAGKRSVKMNSSQYEKILSYIPDPILVRDADRNIVYCNNAAARLTGIAVDKACEYRCDRFMCNNIPSGYCDSSCPIEKSFRAGQREYIHDVKLKTVKGDTMYAQLTALVMTDEKGNFKGGIEIIRDTTKQKQNEIELKKQADNIQRMLRSIPVSLLIADQNHIVSYVSENFTTFSKKSVEESIGKSIRDVLNVKSDTVLDIVIDTKKSVINEERKIPIGKGVFMPALISAIPIKNSSGEFIGGIEVIQDITVIKEKEEQIKAQLEYNSRMTSLLVDGIEAVANGDLNRVMVKEHDDDFGKIFDSYNLLIRDLRSIIGEIKLNAGETKNKAQEVAESASQMSTSIEQVASASGEISRGAENLARLADEASSRARDANTLFRKLDSNAERSSVLAKEGARKAKEVGDEAADVSSGMKSINSAVREATQVVSGLDQAVKEIGKVTDTIKNIADQTNLLALNAAIEAARAGEHGRGFAVVAEEVRKLADESRKSTERINSLIENVQQETLRVMRSIENVSSESVEGEKVITSAMTNIQEVVRSVDEINRMIAEVSADARSGAEALESIAKSIEAAASTAEETASSSEETSASIEEQTASVEELNASAQVLGDVAENTYELLEKKFRMGDEKTAGQGMQATQKISLKV; via the coding sequence ATGTTTAGTAGTGTGCTTGGAATATTAATGAGCGCAGGTAAGCGCTCGGTTAAAATGAATAGCAGCCAGTATGAAAAAATACTCTCCTACATCCCGGACCCTATTCTTGTCCGGGACGCGGACCGTAATATAGTCTATTGTAATAATGCGGCCGCCAGGCTTACGGGGATCGCTGTGGATAAGGCTTGCGAGTATAGATGTGACAGATTCATGTGCAATAACATACCTTCCGGATATTGCGATAGCAGCTGTCCGATAGAAAAGAGTTTCCGGGCAGGCCAGCGGGAATACATACATGACGTGAAACTAAAGACCGTCAAAGGGGATACGATGTATGCCCAGCTCACCGCCTTAGTGATGACCGATGAAAAAGGTAATTTTAAGGGCGGCATTGAGATCATACGGGATACCACAAAACAAAAACAAAATGAGATCGAGCTGAAAAAACAGGCCGATAATATTCAAAGGATGTTGAGGAGCATACCAGTAAGCCTTCTTATCGCGGACCAGAACCATATCGTCTCTTATGTCAGCGAAAATTTCACCACTTTTAGCAAAAAATCCGTCGAAGAAAGTATCGGCAAGTCCATCCGCGATGTGCTCAATGTAAAATCGGACACTGTCCTTGATATAGTCATAGACACCAAGAAGAGCGTCATTAACGAAGAGCGGAAGATCCCTATCGGTAAGGGAGTGTTTATGCCGGCACTCATATCGGCTATACCTATCAAAAATTCCTCGGGCGAGTTCATAGGCGGCATAGAGGTCATCCAGGATATCACTGTCATAAAAGAAAAAGAGGAACAGATCAAGGCCCAGCTTGAATATAATTCGCGCATGACATCGCTACTTGTGGACGGCATAGAGGCCGTGGCCAATGGCGACCTCAATCGTGTCATGGTCAAGGAGCATGACGATGATTTCGGCAAGATATTCGACTCTTATAATCTGCTCATCAGGGACCTCCGTTCCATCATAGGCGAGATCAAGCTGAATGCCGGCGAGACCAAGAATAAGGCACAGGAGGTCGCGGAGAGCGCGTCGCAGATGAGCACGAGCATTGAGCAGGTCGCATCTGCGTCCGGCGAGATATCCAGAGGAGCGGAGAACCTGGCAAGGCTCGCAGACGAGGCTTCCAGCAGGGCGAGAGATGCGAACACGCTGTTCAGAAAGCTGGACTCGAATGCGGAAAGATCATCCGTTCTGGCAAAAGAAGGCGCAAGGAAAGCAAAAGAGGTCGGCGATGAGGCGGCAGACGTTTCAAGCGGTATGAAGAGCATTAATTCTGCCGTGCGGGAAGCGACACAGGTGGTATCCGGGCTGGACCAGGCCGTGAAGGAGATCGGCAAGGTCACCGATACGATCAAGAATATCGCTGACCAGACAAACCTGCTCGCATTGAACGCAGCGATAGAGGCGGCTCGTGCGGGGGAGCACGGAAGAGGCTTCGCAGTTGTCGCGGAAGAGGTCAGGAAGCTTGCGGACGAATCCAGGAAGAGCACTGAGCGCATCAACAGCCTTATCGAGAACGTCCAGCAGGAAACGCTGCGCGTGATGAGGTCTATAGAGAACGTCTCGTCGGAGTCGGTCGAAGGTGAAAAGGTCATCACCAGCGCCATGACGAACATTCAGGAAGTCGTCAGGTCCGTAGATGAGATAAACCGCATGATAGCGGAAGTATCTGCCGATGCCCGGTCGGGCGCGGAAGCGCTGGAGTCCATCGCGAAGAGTATCGAGGCGGCCGCATCGACGGCAGAGGAGACCGCGTCTTCGTCCGAGGAGACAAGCGCGTCCATCGAGGAACAGACCGCGTCCGTCGAAGAGCTCAACGCAAGCGCCCAGGTCCTGGGGGACGTGGCAGAGAACACTTACGAGCTCCTGGAGAAAAAGTTCAGGATGGGCGATGAAAAGACTGCCGGACAGGGTATGCAGGCAACACAGAAAATAAGTTTAAAAGTGTGA